From the Toxoplasma gondii ME49 chromosome VIIa, whole genome shotgun sequence genome, one window contains:
- a CDS encoding hypothetical protein (encoded by transcript TGME49_206500): protein MLTYGRDPQRERSTAKTKSPTFHTRVAGCMQPHAAPDRRTAEASTQESLRFLRSPFSTTSWSRQSHLFVRPPASSDFSRRLMAGLAKPRGRLAGVAAASQAVRGAAFTLFLSVRKGLEPVLVRELRTSPSLRDLCGSCDASSGKLPRSDERKGAFCGEKLDASPEKKRPIRLQSVQGGVVLHNADWELATRVCTYSRIAETVWLRLAHSGACTTEQRLENALTKVKWKEFFPDLSLLPLVPLRVASFSSTLCNENRIRQVVEKTLKSLGAEHKSEAAGQGNVDSLENNSAFSSPLSSSPSMSPSSASLPSSASPEIEFVKAVQPARRLLEALNFRFSLTLASDSLFVDMQLSPRLTPRPYLYLSRFFSPSCAGFSASTSLPSPLSSSPPSPLSSSLSASSPPASFACSLDTSDLSARSQVCQGDNGLERGCASSADAQQSLSVASCEFLTTRSSRRVSDYPQRPSAFPVLRELLRAHGTNFSGSFSSRHLDASEPTQSPQRSDASRFPFSPLSSSSSSSFSDSSASSAFLSPWSLAAASRAIREEARRRLLRDRSACDEPWAETETPRREHVEACGDGGPAPPRNPAASNRVFGTHTDAAQEAGGSQRGGTDGRLAEFHRERETRGKAAKHGWQRSAFEKLLDAVSKAEELAKKAAQTGKETGDAEADEKVVEATRRESFQSTTSSRGNEANDSWQHPDLQQPRAPAASPHEQSLAASPSLPSSSSDSPSSLSSSPALSSPALSSPALSSPALSSPALPSPASSSVSSPWRSFACSDSPFPAFAARPNDPLSLPVEVELLRLQHLHLSRRQAAAKAAGVLPPAALPSALGLVEAFESDDATAAAVALASGIKRACRREKDVVVWDPFCGDGGLLMEVALLIKDTLPVCPGRIPSPLSRLRSRMGNAETTDHFSDPLCASSPSLPPHLSSSSVSSSVPSSVSSSVCSSVSSSSPSSSWESLPASWVADSGGKRQGVVTLVGSDERALLLCAARQRVNSFHAFYSRSEASFQLSPSSRDSTREAVQCVARERRSSTTSANAEGDSRDAEKQGSFGAAGEIPAVQEEAAKERHRDTESGEEEEDATAAIQRRASQPMFTVGPSTVSLSSLSQSSASSPRRHQLDGEAREAISFDELIYGASERKTHPKTEQTLTASTRASTATQEMEGQTGEEKESTNENQKEQNGEEQEADTERQGRRQMEEADAKLKEKIYVPGDSTAWGTESLPFRIALLHAPHHQVAPFLRGAFVLTRMPGRREGEFMGSAHKKAVLLYERFGHLIASRDDWRAVYVLTKGSAFQHYSRLDWERVLTWRDVSDQPLQLLRWTGRKRALYASTTKTERERILEEIDMRLDASDA from the exons cacagagggaaagaagtACCGCCAAGACAAAGTCGCCAACGTTTCACACT AGAGTTGcgggctgcatgcagccccaTGCAGCCCCAGATCGAAGAACCGCAGAAGCCTCGACGCAAGAGAGCCTGCGCTTTCTCCGATCACCCTTTTCCACTACGTCTTGGTCTCGGCAGTCTCATCTGTTCGTCAGACCGCCGGCTTCTTCAGAtttttctcggcgtctcATGGCTGGACTCGCCAAGCCGCGCGGCCGCCTCGCAGGCGTCGCGGCCGCCTCGCAGGCTGTCCGCGGAGCTGCTTTCACCCTCTTTCTTTCAGTCCGAAAAGGCTTGGAACCTGTGCTGGTGCGAGAGCTTCGCACCTCTCCGAGTCTCCGCGACCTCTGCGGAAGCTGCGACGCCTCTTCGGGGAAGCTGCCCCGttcagacgagagaaaaggcgccTTCTGCGGGGAAAAACTCGacgcgtctccagagaaaaaacggccCATCAGACTGCAAAGCGTCCAGGGCGGCGTCGTCCTCCACAACGCGGACTGGGAGCTCGCCACTCGTGTCTGTACGTATAGCCGAATCGCTGAGACGGTCTGGCTCCGACTCGCTCACTCGGGTGCCTGCACCACGGAGCAGCGACTCGAGAACGCCCTCACAAAAGTCAAGTGGAAAGAG TTTTTTCCAGATCTCTCGCTTTTGCCGCTAGTGCCCCTCCGAGTCGCGTCGTTCTCCTCCACGCTCTGCAATGAGAATCGCATTCGTCAGGTGGTGGAGAAGACACTGAAAAGTCTGGGCGCCGAACACAAATCCGAGGCTGCTGGACAGGGTAACGTCGACTCACTGGAGAACAACTcagctttctcttctcccttgtcttcATCACCTTCtatgtctccttcttcggcttcgttgccatcttctgcctctccagaAATCGAGTTCGTTAAGGCTGTGCAGCCAGCGAGGCGTTTGCTGGAGGCTCTGaacttccgtttctctttgaCTCTCGCTTCCGACTCTCTCTTCGTGGACATGCAACTTTCGCCGCGTCTTACACCTCGCCCGTATCTCTACCTCTCTCGATTTTTCTCTCCGAGTTGTGCGGGATTCTCCGCCTCaacttctctcccttctcctctttcgtcttctccgccgtctcctctttcgtcttctctctctgcctcttccccccCGGCCTCGTTCGCCTGTTCTCTGGATACATCAGACCTCTCGGCGAGGTCTCAGGTATGCCAAGGAGACAACGGACTTGAAAGAGGCTGCGCATCGTCTGCAGACGCCCAGCAGAGCCTCTCGGTGGCCAGCTGTGAATTCTTGACTACGCGGTCTTCTCGACGCGTTTCGGACTATCCCCAAAGGCCCtctgcctttcctgtcttgcGCGAGCTGTTGCGGGCGCACGGCACAAACTTCAGTGGCTCTTTTTCATCTCGTCATTTGGACGCTTCAGAGCCAACACAGAGTCCTCAACGTTCAGACGCTTCCagatttcctttttctcccctgtcttcttccagttcttcctctttttcggactcgtctgcttcgtctgctttccTTTCGCCTTGGTCTCTGGCGGCGGCGTCTCGAGCCAtcagagaggaggcgaggcgccgTCTGTTGAGGGATCGCAGTGCGTGCGACGAGCCTtgggcagagacagagacgccgaggcgaGAACATGTGGAGGCTTGTGGAGACGGAGGGCCTGCACCTCCCCGCAACCCCGCCGCTTCAAATCGCGTTTTcggcacacacacagacgcggCCCAGGAGGCAGGAGGCAGCCAGCGAGGGGGAACTGACGGGCGGCTGGCGGAGTTCCACCGAGAGCGCGAAACGAGGGGAAAAGCTGCGAAGCACGGCTGGCAAAGGAGTGCCTTTGAAAAGCTTCTGGACGCCGTCTCAAAAGCCGAGGAACTCGCGAAAAAAGCCGCGCAGACAggcaaggagacaggagacgcagaggcagacgaaaaggTGGTGGAAGCGACCAGGCGCGAGTCGTTCCAGTCGACGACGTCCagtcgaggaaacgaagcgaACGACTCTTGGCAACATCCAGACCTTCAACAGCCACGAGCCCCCGCGGCATCACCTCATGAGCAATCCTTGGCtgcttcaccttctctcccttcttcaaGTTCAgactctccttcttctctgtcctcttcacCTGCACTGTCTTCACCTGCACTGTCTTCACCTGCACTGTCTTCACCTGCACTGTCTTCACCTGCGTTGCCTTCGCCTGCATCGTCGTCAGTGTCTTCACCTTGGCGGTCGTTCGCCTGTTCCGATTCTCCATTTCCGGCGTTCGCTGCGCGCCCCAACGACCCGCTGAGCCTTCCAGTGGAGGTCGAGTTGCTGCGACTCCAGCATCTGCACTTGAGCCGGCGACAGGCAGCTGCAAAGGCTGCGGGGGTGCTTCCTCCCGCGGCGCTGCCTTCCGCGCTGGGCCTCGTCGAGGCCTTCGAGTCCGACGACGCCACCGCGGCGGCCGTTGCACTCGCCAGCGGAATcaaacgcgcatgcaggaggGAAAAAGACGTAGTG GTCTGGGATCCCTTTTGTGGTGATGGCGGCCTCCTGATGGAAGTTGCCCTCTTGATAAAAGACACACTTCCTGTCTGTCCTGGTCGgattccttctcctctctctcgtcttcgctcacGGAtgggaaacgcagaaaccaCAGACCATTTTTCAGAtcctctctgtgcttcgtctccgtctcttcctccacatctctcttcttcttctgtttcttcttctgttccttcttctgtttcttcttctgtttgttcttctgtttcttcttcgtcgccttcgtcttcttgggAGTCTTTGCCTGCCTCGTGGGTGGCTGACTCAGGAGGCAAACGCCAAGGTGTAGTTACACTGGTCGGGTCGGACGAGAGGGCTCTGCTCCTTTGTGCAGCTCGTCAGCGGGTGAACAGCTTCCATGCGTTCTACTCGAGGTCTGAGGCGTCCTTTCAGCTCTCGCCGTCAAGCCGAGACAGCACTCGAGAAGCAGTCCAGTGTGTggcgcgagagcgacgaagctCCACGACGTCTGCGAACGCAGAGGGCGACAGccgagacgcggagaagcaAGGGAGTTTCGGCGCGGCCGGCGAGATCCCTGCGGTGCAGGAGGAAgccgcgaaagagagacaccgagacaCGGAAagcggcgaagaggaagaagatgcgaCGGCAGCCATCCAGCGCAGGGCCTCACAGCCGATGTTCACTGTCGGTCCGAGtactgtgtctctttcttctctgtctcagtcctctgcgtcctcccCGCGGCGCCACCAACTAGATggggaagcgcgagaagcgatTTCGTTCGACGAATTGATTTACGgagcgagcgagagaaaaacgcatccAAAGACAGAGCAGACACTCACCGCCTCGACCCGGGCGTCCACCGCCACTCAGGAGATGGAAGGACAaaccggagaagagaaggagagcacgAACGAGAACCAGAAAGAGCAGAACGGGGAAGAGCAGGAAGCGGACACggagagacaagggagaagacagatgGAAGAAGCTGACGCAAAGTTGAAGGAGAAGATTTATGTCCCTGGCGACTCGACGGCTTGGGGCACAGA gtctctccctttccggaTTGCTCTGCTTCATGCACCTCATCACCAAGTGGCACCGTTCCTGAGAGGCGCCTTTGTGTTGACGCGAATGccgggaaggcgagaaggcgag TTCATGGGATCTGCACACAAGAAAGCCGTTCTGCTGTACGAGCGGTTTGGCCACTTGATTGCCTCGCGCGACGACTGGCGCGCAGTCTACGTTTTGACAAAG GGATCTGCCTTCCAACACTACTCGCGTCTTGACTGGGAGAGAGTCCTCACTTGGAGAGACGTCAGTGACCAGCCGCTACAGCTCCTCAG GTGgacggggagaaaacgcgcgcTGTACGCGTCGACAACAAAGACCGAGCGGGAAAGGATTCTGGAAGAAATCGACATGCGTCTGGATGCATCGGACGCGTGA